The Canis aureus isolate CA01 chromosome X, VMU_Caureus_v.1.0, whole genome shotgun sequence region TTGTAGAATGTGAAGTATGTGGagataaggaaggaaaaataactcAAGAAACCAATCATGAGAGGGGTAGCAGGGAACTGCATACATGTCTAAGTGCATGGGTCCCACAGAAGCATTAACTAGGGGTTTGTGGGGGTGGGAGAATTGACCTCCGTAGGCCTGGCTATTTATCCACCATCATTGCTGTTTTCAACATGTACTGCTTTCAGTTTGAACCAATGGCAGGAATAATTGGCTTTTGCCACACGTATAAAGCTGTTGCCATTTATGTCTGCCCCTGTTGTCATTGTTTCTTTTACCCGCTGAGGTCTTGCCCTCCCACAATAGTGCCACCCTCTAAGGTCTCAGGAAAGATTTACAGTCAGGCCTTAGATATATGCTTAATTAGAAACCTGACGTTCAGGCTGCTGCTTTGATAATAAGCTAATTATACCTCTTTCACAGAAAGAGTGAGGTCTTGGGTCTGTTGTCCCTTGCTGTACCCTCAGGGTGGTAATTGTAAAAGAATACTTAGTCCATTGGCTACGGCTCTATGAGAACTATGAGTGTAAGCCCTGCTAGCCACCAGAGCTAGGCAATGTAGAGGTGTCCTTTGGCAGCAGCCACAAAAATCATGGTACCAGAGAAGGTATAAACTACTATATGTAAGGTACCAATGAGCTGAAGCAAGGCAGAGGAATGTAAAGGTCACAACCAAATAATCTCTTTTTCAGAAGAACATGTGTATTTCAACCTGATATCAGTGTAGTATCCTGGTAGTGGTAGTATACTACAAACTGTTCAATTGTTACAGTCCAACAGGACTTATAATCGTAGGCCTCCTAGGTCTCCATAGTCAAGTGATCAAGAGCTATCCCTTAGGCAGCAGCCACAAAAGTCAGGTCATCAAATGTAAAAATTTGGGCACCAGATATGTGTGGAAGCTTTATTTTAGAAGATACTAGTGCTCTGGGGTGTGACAGAAGGAGAGTGGAAAAATTGTTTCCACTGGCTCCAGTGAGGTGGAGAAGGAATGCAAAGGTGGAaactgctgtaaaaaaaaaaaagaaaaaatagaaaagtaaaaaataaaaagggaaaggaaagtaagaataaaagaaaataaaaggtgttGTACATCAACTTTAGTAGGCCTGAGGGAGAGTAGAAATATGCTGTCCACTTGTCTCTGTGTCTAAAGATTATTAAGAGTATTTCAGCAGACACCTGACCCTCAGACCAATGTGCTAAAATTTGCAAATTATTCTGTCTCACATAAAGTCTATGCACTTTTTCAAGGGGTTTCTTCTATACTGAGCCTTAAAATGAATGACTGTGCAAAGGAGGCCTTTATTTGCCACAGCATAATGGGTTCATGGGGTTAAGACTTATTGGTCTTCAAAGTCAGATGTTTTTGAGGCTTGTCTCTCACATATCAGTCTTAAAAATGGAGTGCCCAATTTGGGGTATAAAAACTTTGTTCCTCAAGTTGAAGTtccggatttttttttaatttattttttattggtgttcaatttactaacatacagaataacacccagtgcccgtcacccattcgctcccaccccccgccctcctccccttctaccacccctagttcgtttcccagagttagcagtctttacgttctgtctccctttctgatatctcccacacatttcttctccccaccaccacctgcaATTGTGGATCACTGAGCCAGGGGAGGAGTTTATGGTGAGATTGCATCTCTGCTTTCCTTATGCAGGAGGTGGTTTCCTTCTCATTTTCAAATGCAAAGGAGTCATTCTGTCAGtgtttagtttttggttttgtttttcccaaataAGATTGTTTGATATACAGCTCTAGATTTGATGTGTTCTtaggaggaggtgagttcaggttCTTTCAGTGTCGCCATTTTGAATTGGAACTAGATCTCTAAATGTTACCGTCTCATTACTTCCTGCTCTCCTGTATATTTCTAGCCAAACTATAGTATTCGGTATTAGTCACCTCCcaatatttttcccctttctactTTTGGTTCAGGAGAGTTTCCAATAAAGATGCTTAGTATTCTTCTATATTTGGCAACAACTTGAAAACATTGCCATCATGTAAGACTCAATTCAGATAGAAATTGAGGTCATGGAAGTTTACTCCCAACACCAGAAGATCAGAAAATCTACTAGTATATAATAAAAGCTACTGGAATTTTGCCACTTTCTTTCCTGATAGTAGCCAATTTGAAATTCATCTTCTGTAAACTGGTTGTTCCCTTTCTACTTTATCAATTCTGTATGttgaaaattctcaaaatacCTTAATTATTCATGTGTGGTAAATTTTGAGACCTGGGAGATTAATTCACTTTTTCAGAGCCTTAGGGGATAATAGCACACTTCTACTTGTAACTATATATTGAATTCGTAATGCACCTAAAGACTTAGTATTTGGTCCAAATAGTTAATATGACACTTAAACTACTTACTACTTAAAAGTGGAATGTAGTTTTAAGTTTATATTATAAGCACTAAGTTTACTTTTATGGTGGGTTATATTACTGTAAAATGTGCAAAAGAAGGTAAGGAAAAACCAATTTACTTCCAGTAGCAATTTAATAGCAAGAaagttaaattttcaaataagagCATTATGCTTaacatttttatagaaatgaCTACATGCTAcataagaataatttatttaatctatgaAAATTGTTATATCTGTACTCTATGCTCATCTTTAAATCTTTGTAAAGATAAACAGCATAACAAATCATGCATAAACTGCATTTAAGGTCATATACATTGTTGTTCAAAGTTATTTTATCTCTCAAAActtcttccttcttaaaaaaaaaacttcttccttctttttactgAAACTATCAGTTTAAAGAGTCTTTTATCAGTATTATAAGATTCTGAACTGTATCTAAGGGGATTTTGGCAAGTATCTTGCAGGCATATAGAGgcaaatatatagatttttttggtGACATTTTGAAAAGCCTGTTCAAGGAGATATGTTTTCCTGTCTTATTTGTCCTGCATCATGTTTCTGTAATAAATATACAGATAAGTGTTAAAATTGTTGTTTGTTGTAATAAAGCAATCTTACCAATTTACTGAGCTGTTATCTCATAAAATCaaacattttcatctttctgCCAGCATTGTATAAGGCATCTCAGCCTTTAAAATTCCAGAACCAGCCATTACTTACTTTGATGttgtatttttctctcattacAACAAGGATTCATATGTCAAAAAGTCTAAAGATTCCACTTTAATGGTGGCCAAATGAAAGGTACGTATATTAATTAGCCCACTAATATACAAATCCTATGTTCAAAGCACTATCTCTAGGCAATGACTTCAAAGTAGATGTGAGTATTTTCCTCTGCAAACAGCAGGAAGTGTAGTTGCAAGtagttttctttcaaaattatgtCTTTAGAGTGGGCCATCTAGGCAGTCATTCTAATAATGCTTCCATTGACTCTAAACATACCTGGAAACCTTCTTTAAGCAGTGCTTTCAGGTGTAGGTTAATAAAGCACAAGAAAATCAATTTCATTAACTTATAATTACAGAAATCTCTTCCTCTCCAGAaaccttgttcttctttttttttttaatttcttctttttaaaaagaaaaaaaattcttctttttagtttttgctccttcctcttcctcctcagccAGGCTGTTCAAATGGATATTCTGAAGACAAtcacttcccttctccttcctgcaTGCAAAGTGTCTGTGCTATTTAAATTTCAGGCATAAGTGATGACAGTAATGTATTGAGCTTTATAAAGGCCAACTTGAGAAGCTGAAATTGCTTATATTCAAATCCTCCATAATGTTTCTGTAATAATAGACATAACCACTAGAAAAATTAAGATAAGGAATTGCCAGAAGGAGCACATATGTTTTTCTACCATTCATTTATGATTTGGTAATGTTTTCTATTTCCAATGAAATTCTGTGAGCTCTATTGACAGAACTTTTTTAATAAACACAAATTTGTTCACAGTGATGTAtagtaatgtttaaaaagaaagaagttaggCAAGCTCCAAAAAAATCTAAACTTCACAGAATGTTCatctctcagattttttttttttttgctcattccCCCATAGCAATATTAGATGAGTCAACtaagtcaagggaaacaaaaacaaaaataaaatcttgggactacatcaaaataaaagaggTTTTGCACActgaaggaaaccattaacaaaacaaaacaaaaaaagcaatctactgaacagaagatatttgcaatgatatatccaataaggggttaatatccaaaatatataaggaacttctaCATCTGTCAGCTTTATAGTCTTTCTTTCATCTAATCATGGGTTTTGTATGACCTATGTTAAGCCCTAAAATATATTTGGTATGAAATAATGAACTCTTTGGGTCGTCTATATCCCTGATCTTAAGACTGTAGATTGGGACAGCATTAGAAAAAAACTATCTATTTATCATTTGATACTTTGTAGCCTGAAGCCTGATATGCCATATGCATAACTCAGACTTTTCAGATAATCTCAAGCAAATTGTGTAGAAATGGTCTTGGTCTCATGCAGCTTAGCTTTGGTCTGTGTCTTCACCATTTAAGTCAAGTATAATATTGATCTAGTAAAAGTAACAACACATATAAAAGGAATAACTTAAGCATATCTGGTGTATACAGGACAAATTTTAGCTCACCACTACTTATCCTCAGGCAAgttatttcacttctctgagaTTCTACTTACTCATTTGTATTGGAAACTTCCACAAGTTTATTAGAAGGGCCAGATGAGATGTTTGCCCTATTGTGAAAGTACCCAAGAAATTGGTAACCCAGAATACAATAAGCATCCAATACATTTTCAGTGAATGAACAAATTCCCATGCCCTTTATTAAGTATTAGGTTTGTGGCCCTGAAATGTATGCACATATTACTTCAATTGTCATTCCTCTTTTATCTCTTAGAAAGTTACGTTCTAAAGAATGTAACTGTCATTCACAAATAAAAGTcttcatataaaaaatatttacttttacagTTTAGAAAAAGATTCactattgttttaaaaactttatttattttttcttgagagacacagagactgagagagagagagagaggcagagacacaggcaaagggagaaacaggctccatgcagggagcctgatgtgggactcgatcccaggtctccaggatcacaccctgggctgaaggcgatactaagccgctgggccaccggggctgcccaagatttatgtatttattctatcTTAGTAAcaatatatttactgaataaatgtttaagaTAAAATATCCAGTTTTCATTTGgatgaaaatatctgtaaaaactTGAGCTAGGTCTCTTAAGAAAGTATCTTGAATTTCAAAGAGGAAACAGGCAAATTCTATCTTCCCTACCTCTCCCACATTTCTTACACACTGCCTCTCCCGTTACATCCCTTTGACCACAACTATCACACAAGAAGATTTCCATTGTTCCCAAATTTCCATTAAACAAATTGTCTGGCTGGTCACTATATCTTTTGGGAAAAGCTAGGAAACATAGTTTAGGTCATAATTGaaaagttactttatttttagcTAATCATTGATGAACCACTTTCCCTGCTCATAAGGCGGGAACGGGTCACAGAGCTTCCATGGCGAGATATTTGGTCACGAAACTCTGAGgccatgaaataataaagaattggATCCAAAAGACAGCAGATACTTGCAAGGCATAGACAAAAAGGGTGGAAATACAGTGTGCTTTGGACAATGGGACAACTACTAATGATGGTTTCCTTCACCATagtgtaaaaaataaagttaatatggTATGGAGTAAAGCAGATGAAAAAGACTGCAGCACACATAAAAACCATCCGCAGTGCTTTCTGCCTCTCACTGATTCCTTGGAAAGCCATTGGTGGCTGTCTCAAGGATATAGTAGTTTTCCAAGTACACCATGCGATGATTACTACTGGGACCACAAATCCTGCCAGCTCAGCAACTGTAATCATTCCAACCAAAGCCACtacattcattttcttataaCCAAGATCAGCAAAACAGGACTCGGTCTTGTTGCCCAAGTATGTGCTTCTCACAAGGGGAAATGGCAAGCAGGCAGTTCCCACGATGATCCAGATGGCAGCACTGATGCCCACATCATACCTACGCTTCCAGTTTCTGGCCCTAAAGGGCTTGAGGAGAAAGAAACATCTCTGAAGGCTGATGCATGTCAGGAAACAAATGCTGGCATACATGTTGAGATACTTCAGGTAGAAGCACAGCAAGCAAAGGGCCTTTGGGAAGGGCCAGTGGTGGCTGATGTAATAGTAAATCCGGAGGGGTAAGGACAGCACATGAGCAAGGTCAGCCACGGAGAGGTTGATCATGAAAAtgatggctttatttttcttgctgatGAAGCGGCACAGAACCCACAAGGCTGCACTGTTGGCCAGAAGACCAGGGATGAATATGAGGATGTAGGTGGTTGCATAGAGGGAGTTCTGAAATGTCACATTCGTAGCACTGCAGTCAGTCTCAACATTGCTGGTACTGTTGCTATACATCTTGAATATTTCAGTATACTCATCAAGGTAGGCTGTGGATTTATAATCCCTgtttaatcaaagaaaaaaagaggataatTACTAACCAGTTCTATAGCCAACACCCAGTTTCCTTTTTATATTGAAAGtaacaatattaaaattagaaaaggcCTATTTCCAGATGAAGCAGCAGATGCTAAAGGAAGATATACTATTGATCCAAGGTCACCTAATGAATCAGGCAACCATGGAATTGTTCCCAAACTGCCCTCTCAAATTGTTAAAGTCATGTCTTATAGGCAAGGATGTCATGAAATATTTAGCTTATTGTTCTTACCACAACAAAAAGGGTATGGAATTTCAGTCTGTTCCTTTTGCCTTCAAATTTTCCTTGCCCCAAGCACtgctcatttacaattgcaataATAGAAATCCAACCTCATCTTTTACAACCCCTTTCTTATCCTTTGGGCTCTGACTTCCTACCTTGAGTACTATAGCACTTGGAAAATTGCCCTGAGTTTTAGCCAGTATTCCCAATATACTGGCTGAGTTTCAGGACTTGGGAACACTACCTTCTTATGATTCTATTACAATAGCATAAGTgcactttgtctttctctctcagcttaggtcttattccaatttacatgaaaaaaaatctattaatatgAGAATATAGAAGCTGAACTAAGAATTTCCCTTAGTGAACTTCAAGGGAAGAGATTAATTTTTTCCCTAAGAATTCAGTACTGGTGTGACACCACAGACATGGCAGATTATCCAACAGTCACAGTAAACATTGATTAGAGCACCAGTAAGATaggtcacaaaatatttttttggaaacaaTTTAATGCTTAATACTTTTTCACTAAAACAATCAtcataagaagaaaaacattatgAATGTCATTAATCTTATTTTATGCTTTAGtgtgtttttcattatttaatatatagagAACATGGTGAATATAAAGTAATCTTTAGGACTTCTCAAGTTCTGGTCAAGTATTTACACATATTGCATGCAAATAAGAAAGCAAcaacttcattattttactttaacaCTCCTGTAGAATTTTACACTGGAAAGAACCTTTAAAACTCATTTAATTCAGCCTTCACATAGCACATGTAGAAGAAGTAAGGCCAAAAGAGAGGTTTATTAAGGCCACAAAACTACTAAACAGGAGATATGGGACTTCAAAGGGGAGTACAAGGTGTCTAATCCTCATACACAcccttcttttcatttgttttccttcctaaaaCAAATTTTACAAGCATAGCTTCTGTTCATATTGCAAGAATGTGTCCTGCTAGGTTGTTCTTAAGTGAAATAACATTTTAGCTGCTTTAACTGTTTCTGTTCTGTAttgttttaaataagtttataaaacaaagaagGGATTTTCTTTTAGAATCTCCTCATATGTAGCAGAATGATTTCATATACCATTTTCAGTTCTATTCCAGG contains the following coding sequences:
- the P2RY10 gene encoding putative P2Y purinoceptor 10; the protein is MNSTSSFNNKFVSYQQDLCHPELSFFAISSLQRNKTANRDKAPGDYKSTAYLDEYTEIFKMYSNSTSNVETDCSATNVTFQNSLYATTYILIFIPGLLANSAALWVLCRFISKKNKAIIFMINLSVADLAHVLSLPLRIYYYISHHWPFPKALCLLCFYLKYLNMYASICFLTCISLQRCFFLLKPFRARNWKRRYDVGISAAIWIIVGTACLPFPLVRSTYLGNKTESCFADLGYKKMNVVALVGMITVAELAGFVVPVVIIAWCTWKTTISLRQPPMAFQGISERQKALRMVFMCAAVFFICFTPYHINFIFYTMVKETIISSCPIVQSTLYFHPFCLCLASICCLLDPILYYFMASEFRDQISRHGSSVTRSRLMSRESGSSMIS